ACAGTGAGAGCAGGAGAATGGTCTATTTTTCTGAGAAATGGAGGAAGATAGATCCAGTTGAACTTGTTCTTGGAACAAGATTTGCTACACGAATTAACAGAACTAGAACTTTTCTACAAACCACTGTCAAAGACAAATTTATATACATACCAATTCTTGAAACGCTGAAGTCCATTTACAATCACCCAAATATCAAAGATATGTTGATTAGAGATCCTAAACAGAGTCAACATTTACTATATGACATACAGGATGGAGAATTCTTTAAGGATCATGCGCTCTTCTCAAAACAAGAGCATGCTATACAGaaccagcttttttttttacgaatTTGAGTGTTGTAACCCCCTTGGATCAAAAAGAGGAATCCATAAGTTAAGAGCCATCTATTTTACCCTCAGAAATGTTTCACCTAAATACAATTCAAGTTTGCTAAATAACCATTTGGCTGCTTTGTTTCATGCACAAGATATCAAAACATATGGGTTTGAGAAAATACTAGCGCCACTCGTCCAAGATGTCTCTGCTCTTGAAACTAATGGAATTCAGATTCCTCTATTTGATCATACCGTTTATGGAACCATTATACAAGTTACTAGAGACAACCTTGGTATTCATTCTTTATTTGGTTTTGTGGAATCCTTTAGTGCTAGATACCGTTGCCGCTTTTGCCTATTAGAGAAGGAAGACTATCAGACTGAATTCACTGAAGAAAGTTCAAAGATGTCATTACGAAGTAAAGAGCTTCATGTTGAACACTGCCAGATAATGCAGAGCAATCCCACTTTACCTTATGTGATGAGTAAAAAAATCTTGCACTTTGAATTCATTGCAATATTTTCACAGAACATCAAACTTCTCAGTTGATATAATGCACAATATTTTGGAGGGTGTTGCACAGTACGAAATGAAATTACTCATTCAGCACCTGATTAGAAATTACACTACATCAGCAGAAGTGCATGGGAGAATTCAGAGTTTCAACTATGGCTTCATGGAACAAAACAAACCACCTGGTGTAAAATTAGTGGAGGGTTCGAATGACATGGGCTTAAATGCCATTCAGAGCTGGTGTTTACTACGTCATCTACCCATTATGTTTGGAGATCTTGTGCATCCTAATGATCAGCACTGGTATTTGTTCATTTTATTGCTGCAGATGGTCAGCATAGTGTTTTCTTCAGTTGTCTCCTCAGGTATCACCATCTACCAGAAAATTGTAATCAAAGATGAGCAGGTTCTTTTTATTACAACTGCTTTAGAAACCATATGCTTAAATGAACATGTCCATGCGTACAAGCTTTGCGTACATCAGAGGCACCCTTTGTCTTGGACATAAAAGGTATTTTTTACCACAGAATATTTGATATACTGATGTCTTATGGCGGTGATAcagattttatttattgtgcctTACTGTTTCATGTaatttctccctcttcttctatTTCTTCTCTTCACTACTCTAACAGACCTCTggagaataagtcccgcctccgaggctcccggttccctcggtcaaatgtctatggctgtgtcccaattcaggggacgcatccttcgaaggataCACCAGATGTATCCTTttcggcccaacgtatcccaagattcattgcgcgtTGGATTTTtttcagtcagagagagacgaAGCGGCAGTTGCAGCAAATTACATTATTCAAtgacaaaactatgtaaaaacaTTTTGTATTAAAATAAAGTTGGGACTATTTTAAATTTGTAACTTTATTGTCAAAGTTCAATTTCATTAACACGAGCCATATAACGTTAAACTAATTAAcgttatattttaaataattattatataaccgaatcagaatcagaaaactTAATTGATGACATTGTTTTGTTCTAGGTGCTCCGTACAAATAGAAATTACAAGCATAGAAGataagatttaaaaaaatagaaaattatgaataaaatacaatagaatAAAAGTAAGAATAAAGTAAGAAGTGGACATCTAAGTGAAAGTGGACATCTCTGAATGGGTTATATAAAACGGCTCCATATTTCTCCTCCGCCGTCCGGTTTGAACcgcagctgtcagggttgctaggtgacaggagtGGCGCGTCATCACGCAAGGTAAAGGGTGTTAACGGCTTGTTACGCAAACTTGAAATGCTCCGTAGGGCAGACGTCTCATTTAAAAACGTTCGTTCGGCCTTCGGTCCGGCCTTCACGGTCTACGAAGACCTTcatagaccgcgtccttcgaaggatgtgTCCcctgaattgggacacagcctatGTCTACTCTGTAGGTGGCAAAGAAGTAAAAGAATGTTTTGACGTTTTGAAGtgcactttttccatctagtttcctTCTTCAGcgtttacttcttcgccacctagagtttgttatgtacgattattaaaaaacaccatgttatttcccatagataTTTGACCTAGGGAACcgggagcctcggaggcgggaacttattcttcagaggtctattcaTCTCTTCTCTCAGTCTTCTCGTCTCTGTCTtactctattttatttttttatttaccctcttgtatttgtattgttttcattgtattatttattgtttctgtattatttattgtttttgtaagcaCAAGTGAATTCACTGCAATAATGAAAAGTGCCTGAGAAATAAAGTGCGACATGGCTATACATCTTGTTTTGTAAATTATTTCAGTTAATTGTTAGTTGTAAAACAGAAGAAATGcataattataaaaaacaactctgaAAAGAGTTGATAAATTACTCTTATATGAGGATAAACAACTCTGAAAGCTGAGGAAAATGGGTTACAGGCATTTTAGAGTTTCTCACAATAGAGTTGATGTAGCTCTGAACGGAGTAGAATAGTGTTAGAGTTCATTTTAAAACCCACTGAAAAGAGTCAATTACCACCACAAAGTCAAATATTACCTCTGGGAAAACAGCTCCACCAAAAGAGTCAATTTTACTCTTTTTAGAGAGGGACCAAATTTTATCTGCGGCAGAGTAAAATTTTCTTTAATTTGAGTAAATTTTACTCAGGCAAATTTACTGTGTATCTATTACGCTGGATGATATACTTAAAGTTCCTTTGTGCATGATTGAGGCCCTTCTCAGTAAGCGATCaatcagaaataaaaaaatctataaCTATTCGGTCCACTTGAACTGGCTGTGCAACTGTGGGACATGAACCAGCATTGTTAGGCTAGCAGCTGAATGGGAGGACGCATTGTTTCTTTAACTATAGTTGCTGATCATAGATGGAACACTGTATTTTCGAATCGTTGTTGGACGGATGGATTTATAAgaatacatttattatctcttagcaccccccccccccccacacacaccattttcTCATAGGATCTACATAAATTACATAGATTACCTATTTTGTATTCAAAATGGCTATCCATTCCTGACCCTATAACTCACCTTGTTCTCCTGACTCCAGACCCAGGCCCGCGGGGTGGCCAGGCCCAGGATGGGGAAGGGGTTCTGGCCACTTACTACCAGAGTGATGGCCAGCAGCTTGAAGTAGGAGAAGAAGTTACCTAGATACCTGATGTGGTGAACCAGGGGATATGGTTGATAGATGATAACGATGAGAATTGGGTGGATTAGAAAGGCAATAATCATGCAGCACCTCTAATCCCAACATGCATTATTTTCTAACCGAGCCCATCCCTTTGTATGAAGATTTTTATTAAtactatgaaaaaaaaaaaaaaaaaaaaaaaaaggattaaaATGACTGGAAACTACGGTGTGTTTTGTTTAGAGAGTTGTGACCATCCCTTACCTGTTGGTGGGTGTTGGAGGGTAGTTCTCTCCCTCGATACGGATGTCCGGGTACAACTGGCTGATGGCCCGAGAGTACTCCTGGTACACCTTGCTGTACCCTCAGGAAATACTGAAAACACCAAAGATAATAGACAATATACAGAATAAGAAGATGCCAATTCACTTTATTTATGATGTATTCTATATGACGTATTGTATGAATGTACTTTACTGATACAATGAAAAGTcagtggatatatatatatattcgtctgtgtgtgtgtgtgtgtgtgttagtgtgtgtgttagagtgtgtgtgtgtgtgtgtgtgtgtgtgtgtgtgtgtgtgtgtgtgtgtgtgtgtgtgtgtgtgtgttggggggggggggggttatcgtTGTTGAGGTTATCGTTGTAAATGGCTAATTTTGATTAGCAACACAGCTAGATGGTTCAAGCTAATCCGCTGGTAAGTTTGTAGCCACCTAGCTCTCCTAGCCATGCATACATCATATGCATTTGTGGCTTAGTGAAATTAATAGATAATGTTATGTATTGATCAACTCACCAGTATTGAAATTTCAACACAGGCCCAGTGTACAGTGAGGGCTTCCCAGGCTTCACGGTGCCGGCGTCCGGCAGGCTGTCAGAGGCCATGCCGAGGCTTTCGGAGGCCTGCGGAccctgctgctgggtctggctTCTCCCGACGTAGATGTCTCGTAAAGTGATGGCCAAAAAGAACAGTACAGCCGTCAATATACCCTTCTGCGTATACTCGGCCATCTCAAAATGGCCCGCGGGACTAAAAGCCCCAATAAAAACGTGCCCTTATTGGAGAGTAGCAGTAATCCTTAACTGCTTTTGGAACGCTCCCGACCGAATGGCTATGCCGAGCCGAGGAATCTGTGCAGACGAAATTTGTCGCGGAGACTAAAGCAGCGACATCTAGTggttcacacaaacactacaccaAAGAAAAACGTGTGTAACATAAGGAGTAAGTTTAAGTCCAAATAAATTATAATggacataaatacatgaaaaatttaaattattattattattattgttatttatgtaTAATCTAAATGTTTATGTTATGTCCCGGGTTCAGTATTTGTGTATGGACGTCATATGTGCGCGACATCCCCCTCGGTGAGGCCCGGTGTGCGCGAGCATTGCAACCAATGCATGTATGTTGAATAACTTATAAGCGGCTCTAAAATGTGCAAACACTGtctagaaaaaaaataacaactatAATCAGACCGTCTACCTCGTCACAAAGTGAGTATACAAaacagatgcatgcacacagtgGATAACAAAGCTCTTTGGTAACATAAGCTTCAGCTACCTGTCAAAATTCAGCAGTTATGTTGCAAGGACGTCTGCACGGGCGACTTAGAGTACCTTGATAAGGTGTGATAAATCTTATGGGGACAACTTCTGTCTGATTCCGACCATCATCTGGCGTTATCTCCTTTTTTGTTTTCAGATATCCCATGTAAAAATGCTGGGTGTTCGTGTCGCTGCAGGGATAAGAATTATCTGCCCAAAGTCACTCGTCAGAAACGCAAGCGGCCCTACTCTACTCACCTGCTACCATACACCACAACAAAACAGGAGCGGACCTTACATCCCCCCACCTGGACGTATCTCGTTCTCCTCATTGACTGTACATGTTAGACATGCTTCGAGCATCACTGGTAGCGACGATGCTGGTTCTCCTGGATGGTACGCGAGTATCGCGGACTCGAACCTTGTTCATCTGACGGAACAGCTGTTGATCAGTAGCCAGGGGGGTACTGCACTTCCCTGGTGGGCCAGTATCATGTGCACCACGCTGGCTCTTCGGACTGTCATTACACTCCCGCTAGGAGCCTATCAGATGATCGTCATTGGAAAGGTTCGTCCTCGCCGTGTCCCGAGCATGTTTCAGAACATGTTACTGAATATAGTTCATCTCATTAGCTCTTATTTAGGGACATGAAGCTCCAACTCAAGTCGAATTTGCAATGGAAACTAAATGCTATGTGTATTTTGTCAACATTGTCTTCCGTAGCTTTGGTATTGATTTTAGACTCCTTCACTTGTTTTTTGTGATCACGGTCAGCAGGGTGGATTGGGACTCTCCTTATGGGAGCATTTTCTATTATCACCAACAGGGGGAGGAATTGGTCCACTTTTCTGCTCTTTGCCAAATATTGAAATGTTGGTAACTTTACGAGGAATGGTTTTAATAACTATACTTAATAGTTCTAAGTTAGAGCAGTTTCAATAATGAGTATTAGAACAAACTGTGAATGGCACAGGAAATCTTTGAACATGTTACCCTAATGACGAGAGAACAATGAGTATCGATATTTCAACAAATGTTGAaaatcctctccctccctaaagATTTCAAACCCGTGGCCTAACAACAAGCCATGATCATGCATAAGACCATACAAAAAAATCCTTGCTTCTCTGGCACACTCTGTGAAACAATGTCAGGCATCTAGTCTGTTGACAAACCTCCCATAGGATTACTCCCTCGCAAGTCCTGTTTGATTTCCCATCCCATTCCCATCCAACTGGATGTACTTACTGTCTCCGGCTGCCAACTAGTGTGTTAGTGCAACCCATGCTTCTCCTATGGTCCCCTCGCTATTCCAAGGCCTCTGTCCTCATATCagtacacaaaaaacacaccaaacaacATCGTTTATGATGCTGTCTCTTGGTTTCGGACAAAATTTAAACACACAATAATAGAAACATACATTACTTATGAGTATAAGATAGAAATCAATGAAAAATCATACATAACAGTATGGTAGACCCACGAAGGGCCATGAGATGTGAGACCcaaatctttttatttatttgtatttttgtgaAGTTGCCTCACTTAGTCCCAGTGGTCCCGGTAATTCTGACCCCTGTTTCTAGCCAGGTTGAGGCGCTACAGTCCGAGATAGCGGTGCTTGCCAAGAGACTTCGCTACGAGGTGTCCGTCCGAGCCCAGGAGTGTGGCTGGAAGGAGCGTCACTGCCGGTGAGCCCTACGGCCGACCATGACCCCGACCAGGACCAGCGGTTCTCAGCTGAGCTGATGTTGTCATCTGTGGGATCATCTTTCCTTTAGGCATGGCCTATGTGTAGGAAAAACAAATATGATTCgtactgatctccagtcagtaacagtaacaaatcacatttcttttaaaataataatcccAATAATCATCCCAAATTTTTTTAACCACAGACTCTGTGATATGCAGTCGCATTGTATTACATCGAAATGTCGGTTTGAATTACATTAATCATTCAACCCTAGATGGGATTCAGAATATGTTTTCCCTAACAGTCCCAGATGTAGTTGGGGAAGTGAGACTTACAACATATATAACACAAAATACGCTAAGGCAACCAAAATTGAAGGGAAATATGCATTTGTCAAATTTACATGAATCATAGCCAAATGTACATGAATCATAGCCATAATGTTAGAGAAAAGCATTAAAGTAAAGGGTGGTCCATGGGCAAATATAACCCTACCAAAATGAAATTGTAATGAATGCTGAATGAATGGAGTGAACTGGTATATTAACTTTTAATAATTGATTGTTCTTCAGAGATTGCTCTGTGAAATAAACCTTTAGAGTACCCCCTAGTTACTATTGGGTAAAGAGTGGGGTTAAATTAAGCCTGGCTACAAATACACAAAGCCCAACACTTCATTTTTCAGATTCTGACCTCTGAAAGATGGTTTCCCCTCTGGAGAAAAACCTCTCCATGGGCCAAGGTCATGTTTTCCATAAAGAAGTCACTGCTCATTTGCCAGAGGCTTGCATTCTTTCTTCGTTTATCTGTGGCCTAATCAGAATTTCCCACAGGAGCTCATTTTAGTTTGAGGTCAACCTCGAAAGGCTGACTATTTGATCTTTTATTTTGCAATGGCCTTTAACCTGTTGTTGTGTTCTGCCAGCTATCAGTTCAAGAAGAACCTGCATCGCATCGTGTCTGAGCTGTACATCAGGGACAACTGCCACCCCTTCAAGGCTAGCCTGCTGGTGTGGGTGCAGTTGCCCATGTGGGTCAGTCTCTCCCTGGCCCTTCGCAACCTCAGCATGGCCTCTTCCCCAGCTGGATCTGGTGAGTAGGGGTGGGGTTGTACAGGGATTGTGCTGGAGAGGTTATTTTAACCTCTTAAACTTGAGGTTCCCCAGATTTGGGAAGACCGTGATCACTCTCACATGAAAAGGCATACAACACTGCCCTTATTATGTAGAAATAGTCAtattaaattaaacatgaggAACTCCGCTACAAGCACATGTAAGTCATCtttacacacaccaaacacaactcAAACACCAAGCATATTAATTAGACAAATTAGACAATTAAAAATAGGCTGGAGCTTAAGAGGTAAAAAGTTTTACCACCGGGTATGCTTCTGATAGTCCACTAAAAGCCATTTCAAAACCGATCCAGTGGACCCACCAGTTATTGGCACAGTATGTTAGGGATGTGGTCAGAGAGTAGCTGGAGATCTATTCTACA
The window above is part of the Gadus macrocephalus chromosome 10, ASM3116895v1 genome. Proteins encoded here:
- the LOC132466320 gene encoding cytochrome c oxidase assembly protein COX18, mitochondrial, which translates into the protein MLGVRVAAGIRIICPKSLVRNASGPTLLTCYHTPQQNRSGPYIPPPGRISFSSLTVHVRHASSITGSDDAGSPGWYASIADSNLVHLTEQLLISSQGGTALPWWASIMCTTLALRTVITLPLGAYQMIVIGKVEALQSEIAVLAKRLRYEVSVRAQECGWKERHCRYQFKKNLHRIVSELYIRDNCHPFKASLLVWVQLPMWVSLSLALRNLSMASSPAGSALQTELSTGGTLWFSDLTLPDHTWVLPISLGLINLLIIEIFAVQRLQVSSLQRYMTHFLRGVSVLMVPIAATVPSSLALYWLSSSLVGLGHNLLLRSPRFRMACHIPPLRSDSQTPYRDLASALRKKYLP
- the selenot2 gene encoding selenoprotein T2, which codes for MAEYTQKGILTAVLFFLAITLRDIYVGRSQTQQQGPQASESLGMASDSLPDAGTVKPGKPSLYTGPVLKFQYCISUGYSKVYQEYSRAISQLYPDIRIEGENYPPTPTNRYLGNFFSYFKLLAITLVVSGQNPFPILGLATPRAWVWSQENKIFSCLMAFFLSNMLETHFLSTGAFEIMLNDVPIWSKLQSGYVPNVQEVFQILDNHIKMNQVDQMNFSSP